The genomic window CGTGGCCGAGCCGGCGGCCGTCCGTCCGTTGCTGGCCGAGGTGCCCCGCCAGGCCGAGCGGCTGATGGCCAGGTTCTGGCCGGGACCTCTGACCCTCGTCCTGCCGCGCAGCCCGCTGGTGCCCGACGTGGTCACCGGTGGCCTGGAGACGGTCGCCGTGCGGCTTCCCGACCACCCCGTCGCCCGGGCCCTGATCAGCGCGGCCGGCGTGCCCATCGCCGCCCCGAGCGCCAACCTCTCCGGCCGGCCCAGCCCGACGGCGGTCGAGCACGTCCAGACCGACCTCGGCGGGCGGGTCGAGATGATCATCGACGGGGGACCGACCGACGTCGGGGTGGAGTCTACCGTCCTCGACGTGACCGCCGAGCCGCCGTTCATCCTGAGGCCCGGCGGGGTCACCAAGGAGCAACTCCTGGCCTTCCTGGGAGAGGTGGGTGGCCCTGAGTCGCCGGGTTCGACGAGCGCAGGACGCCCCCGCGCCCCGGGGATGAAGTACACCCACTACTCGCCGCGGGCCCCACTGACCCTCTTCCTGGGTCCTTCGGACCTGGTCGTGCCGACCATCGTCGATCGGGTCGCCGAAGAGCGCGCCAA from Bacillota bacterium includes these protein-coding regions:
- a CDS encoding L-threonylcarbamoyladenylate synthase, whose protein sequence is MNTRLVRIHPGDLDTEAGRRAISEAAAVIRAGGLVAFPTETVYGLGANGLDEDAVARIFVAKGRPQDNPLILHVAEPAAVRPLLAEVPRQAERLMARFWPGPLTLVLPRSPLVPDVVTGGLETVAVRLPDHPVARALISAAGVPIAAPSANLSGRPSPTAVEHVQTDLGGRVEMIIDGGPTDVGVESTVLDVTAEPPFILRPGGVTKEQLLAFLGEVGGPESPGSTSAGRPRAPGMKYTHYSPRAPLTLFLGPSDLVVPTIVDRVAEERANGRRVGVLTVDEHSAALAEASGTGVVMASLGSQLDGVAAAENLFRRLRSFDAEGVDVILAEGVDEGGLGLAVMNRLRKAAERIVRVGRRD